One window from the genome of Myxococcales bacterium encodes:
- a CDS encoding amidohydrolase family protein produces MARVPGRLIIFPLIRGDEPDFDHYFRDLVVRGARGFILTNGLESQRRMPLTDPRLQPFYEWCEINHLPVLIDIELDKYGAELEDVLREYPHLTVIGGCFLHLLNDLPRLSKYLLRYHNLYLDFSFGWDVDKRQAFETMSARREEFRRFLNDRFDRILWGTQIIIARDAGRNVDWLTQYIFDSRYFLEHASAKMKFATHGKSELITLAGLDLARRELAHFYNLNFKRVLDDQPPAVEKYDLNKLLIGLPPKVEYDKNGPYRLILVCTTSMTNAVEGIFSARLKNTLTGTLTSWREINGIDRPIEIVTIAPFDQWLPKLFGLDKTIPLRVLPNAGAVRQYITANPAALAFLAFADIEPGIRVLSIDGENPTTSYIRDCARRGGGLIGNYFHNYPLLVPLKSEQPAPADLVFDPHQLTRVLLADRLLPASRPTGPAVESELDPYAEALFKITPYFQSADLTASVLDLPLREPCAAPGKDCLDAAWLNAFDYVGLDLLALAPALARQTEDAHQTATQLRDHHLSALTASEEPAAPLMTRGHAFDLLAVDADQPDRLPAVAARLAADAKAGTVGLVYLFTPKPDTKALTIAGELRAKGAIAVILAGKFPPQRISVDETGFIAGGLGDVSVLSEKSLGANPAVIAVLSFYRGRLRNVDFLPTRIQGEKLTPLYGEEMSKAYEMLFPR; encoded by the coding sequence TTGGCCCGGGTTCCTGGCCGCTTGATCATCTTTCCGCTCATTCGCGGCGACGAACCGGATTTTGATCATTACTTTCGGGATCTCGTCGTACGCGGCGCGCGCGGCTTTATCCTGACCAACGGCCTGGAGAGCCAGCGCCGGATGCCGCTGACCGACCCGCGTTTGCAACCGTTTTACGAATGGTGCGAAATCAATCACCTGCCGGTTTTGATCGATATCGAACTGGATAAATACGGCGCGGAGTTGGAGGACGTGCTGCGCGAATATCCCCACCTGACGGTGATCGGCGGGTGCTTTCTGCACCTGTTGAACGATCTGCCGCGCCTGTCGAAATACCTGCTGCGTTACCACAACCTGTATCTGGATTTCTCATTCGGATGGGACGTGGACAAGCGCCAAGCCTTCGAAACGATGTCCGCCCGGCGCGAGGAATTCCGGCGCTTTTTGAACGACCGCTTCGACCGCATTCTCTGGGGCACGCAGATCATCATCGCGCGCGACGCCGGCCGCAACGTGGACTGGCTGACGCAGTACATTTTCGACAGCCGCTATTTCCTTGAACACGCCTCGGCGAAAATGAAATTCGCCACCCACGGAAAATCGGAACTGATCACCCTGGCCGGGCTCGATCTGGCCCGCCGCGAACTGGCGCACTTTTACAACCTGAATTTCAAGCGCGTGCTCGACGATCAGCCGCCCGCCGTGGAGAAATACGATCTGAACAAACTGCTCATCGGGCTCCCGCCGAAAGTCGAGTACGACAAAAACGGGCCCTACCGGTTGATCCTGGTCTGCACGACCAGCATGACCAACGCCGTGGAAGGCATTTTCTCGGCCCGCTTGAAAAACACCCTGACCGGCACCCTGACCAGTTGGCGTGAAATCAACGGCATCGACCGGCCGATCGAAATCGTCACCATCGCGCCGTTCGACCAATGGCTGCCGAAGTTGTTCGGCCTTGATAAAACCATCCCGCTACGCGTGCTGCCGAACGCTGGCGCCGTCCGCCAGTACATTACCGCCAACCCCGCCGCGCTGGCGTTCCTGGCTTTCGCCGATATCGAACCGGGCATCCGCGTACTCTCGATCGACGGCGAGAATCCGACCACTTCCTACATCCGAGACTGCGCCCGCCGCGGCGGCGGTTTGATTGGCAACTATTTCCACAATTACCCGCTGCTGGTTCCGTTGAAATCGGAACAGCCCGCGCCGGCCGATCTGGTTTTCGATCCGCACCAACTGACCCGCGTCCTGCTGGCGGACCGGCTTCTGCCGGCGTCACGGCCCACCGGTCCGGCGGTGGAATCGGAGTTGGATCCTTATGCCGAGGCGCTATTCAAAATCACGCCGTATTTTCAATCGGCGGACCTGACCGCGTCGGTGCTCGATCTGCCGCTGCGCGAACCGTGCGCCGCGCCGGGCAAGGACTGCCTCGATGCCGCCTGGCTGAACGCGTTCGATTATGTCGGCCTGGATTTACTGGCGCTGGCGCCCGCCCTGGCCCGGCAAACCGAGGACGCGCACCAGACGGCGACGCAGTTGCGCGATCATCATTTGTCGGCGCTGACGGCCAGCGAAGAGCCCGCCGCGCCGCTCATGACGCGGGGCCATGCGTTTGATTTGCTGGCCGTCGACGCGGATCAACCCGATCGTCTGCCGGCCGTGGCGGCGCGCCTGGCCGCGGATGCCAAAGCCGGCACGGTCGGCCTGGTTTACCTGTTCACTCCCAAACCCGACACCAAGGCGTTGACGATCGCCGGCGAATTGCGCGCCAAGGGCGCGATCGCGGTCATACTGGCGGGGAAATTCCCGCCGCAACGGATTTCAGTGGACGAAACCGGATTCATCGCGGGCGGCTTGGGCGACGTCAGCGTGTTGAGCGAAAAATCGCTGGGCGCCAATCCCGCCGTGATCGCCGTGCTGAGCTTTTATCGCGGCCGCTTGCGCAACGTCGACTTCCTGCCGACCCGGATTCAAGGCGAGAAATTGACACCCCTGTACGGCGAAGAGATGAGCAAGGCCTACGAAATGCTGTTCCCGCGGTAG
- the dnaK gene encoding molecular chaperone DnaK — protein sequence MGKIIGIDLGTTNSVVAVMEGTEAKVIVNSEGGRTTPSVVAFTKDGEKLVGTVAKRQAVSNPENTIYSIKRFMGRRINEVKEEMTLVPYKVVSGPNSDARVEVMGKQYSPPEISALILQKLKSAAEDYLGQKVTDAVITVPAYFNDGQRQATKDAGQIAGLNVRRIINEPTAAALAYGLDKKKNETIAVYDFGGGTFDISILEVGDGVVEVKSTNGDTHLGGDNIDQRIIDWLVGEFKKDQGIDLSKDKMALQRLKEAAEKAKIELSQANSSGINLPFVTADAAGPKHLDYTLTRAKFEQLAEDLFERSLKPCEQAMADAKLKTSQIDEIVLVGGSTRIPKVQELVRKFFGKEPHRGVNPDEVVAVGAAIQGGVLAGDVKDVLLLDVTPLSLGIETLGGVMTKLIERNTTIPTQKKEIFSTAADSQTSVEIHVLQGEREMAAANRTLGRFHLTGLPPAPRGVPQIEVSFDIDANGILSVAAKDLATGKAQTITITSSSGLSKNEVENMVKDAESHAEEDRKRREEIDLRNQADSMAYQTEKLLKENRAAIDEADAKTIEEAIAELRKALESNEAGAIKAKMENLTQASHRMAEAMYKRASTQAGAGAAQQPGGGGSGGNGDVIDAEIVDEK from the coding sequence ATGGGTAAAATCATCGGTATCGACTTGGGAACCACCAACTCGGTTGTGGCGGTGATGGAAGGTACGGAAGCCAAGGTGATCGTCAACTCGGAAGGCGGCCGGACCACGCCTTCGGTGGTCGCCTTTACCAAAGACGGTGAAAAGCTGGTCGGCACGGTCGCCAAGCGGCAGGCCGTTTCCAATCCCGAGAATACGATCTATTCGATTAAACGGTTCATGGGCCGGCGCATCAACGAAGTGAAAGAAGAGATGACGCTCGTCCCGTATAAAGTCGTGTCGGGCCCCAACAGCGACGCGCGCGTCGAGGTCATGGGCAAACAATACAGCCCGCCGGAGATCAGCGCCCTGATTCTGCAAAAGCTGAAGAGCGCCGCGGAGGATTACCTCGGCCAGAAAGTCACCGACGCGGTGATCACGGTGCCGGCCTATTTCAACGACGGCCAGCGCCAGGCGACGAAAGACGCCGGACAGATCGCCGGCCTCAACGTGCGCCGGATCATCAACGAGCCGACCGCGGCCGCCTTGGCTTACGGTTTGGACAAGAAAAAGAACGAAACCATTGCGGTCTACGACTTCGGCGGCGGCACCTTCGATATCTCCATTCTGGAAGTCGGCGACGGCGTGGTGGAAGTGAAGTCGACCAACGGCGACACCCACCTGGGCGGCGACAACATCGACCAGCGGATCATCGACTGGCTGGTCGGCGAATTTAAAAAAGACCAGGGCATCGACCTGAGCAAGGACAAGATGGCGCTGCAACGGCTGAAGGAAGCCGCCGAGAAGGCCAAGATCGAACTGTCGCAAGCCAATTCCTCCGGCATCAATCTGCCCTTCGTGACGGCCGATGCCGCCGGTCCGAAACACCTCGATTACACCCTGACGCGGGCCAAGTTCGAGCAATTGGCCGAGGATCTGTTCGAGCGGTCGCTCAAGCCGTGCGAGCAGGCGATGGCCGACGCGAAACTGAAAACTTCCCAGATCGACGAAATCGTGCTGGTCGGCGGCTCCACGCGCATTCCGAAGGTGCAGGAGTTGGTCCGCAAGTTTTTCGGCAAGGAACCGCACCGGGGCGTCAACCCGGACGAAGTGGTCGCGGTGGGCGCGGCGATTCAGGGCGGCGTGCTGGCCGGCGACGTGAAAGACGTGCTGTTGCTTGACGTCACTCCGCTGTCGCTGGGCATCGAAACCCTGGGCGGCGTGATGACCAAGCTGATCGAGCGCAACACCACCATCCCGACGCAGAAGAAGGAAATCTTCTCGACCGCGGCCGACAGCCAGACCAGTGTGGAAATCCATGTTCTGCAGGGCGAGCGCGAAATGGCCGCGGCCAACCGCACGCTGGGCCGCTTCCACCTGACCGGCCTGCCGCCCGCGCCGCGGGGCGTGCCGCAAATCGAGGTTTCCTTCGACATCGACGCCAACGGCATTTTGTCGGTCGCAGCCAAGGATCTGGCCACCGGCAAGGCGCAGACCATCACCATCACCAGCTCTTCCGGCCTCAGCAAAAACGAGGTCGAAAACATGGTGAAAGACGCCGAATCGCATGCCGAGGAAGACCGGAAGCGCCGCGAGGAAATCGACCTGCGCAACCAGGCCGATTCGATGGCCTACCAGACCGAAAAACTGCTCAAGGAAAACCGCGCCGCCATCGACGAAGCCGATGCCAAGACCATCGAGGAGGCGATCGCCGAACTGCGCAAGGCGCTGGAGAGCAACGAAGCGGGCGCGATCAAGGCCAAGATGGAGAATCTGACCCAAGCTTCGCATCGCATGGCCGAGGCGATGTACAAACGGGCCAGCACCCAGGCCGGCGCCGGCGCGGCGCAACAACCGGGCGGCGGCGGCTCCGGCGGCAACGGCGATGTGATCGACGCCGAAATCGTGGATGAGAAATAA
- a CDS encoding DnaJ domain-containing protein — protein MAGKRDYYEVLGVARNAGEDDIRKAYKKLARKYHPDFNPDNKEAESRFKEVSEAYAVLSNKEARQKYDNFGHQGPGAGGFDFSGFDFRNMQGGFSAGGQTFFGSFGDILSDLFGGRSARGGRRRSSSAEPFPGFGFGGFGDFGGQPAGGRDLRFRMAIDFLLAAKGGVTQIQVPQSGGDARISVRVPAGVDTGQTIRLKGKGEAGPGGAKGDLLIEIEVRPHPLFKREGLDLYCTLPVTIGEAVLGGQIQVPTLDGEATITVAAGTQGGQTLRLRGRGIRTEQGKGDLYVTIQIAVPRNINDKSKALVQTFEKENPMHPRANLNH, from the coding sequence GTGGCGGGGAAACGCGACTATTACGAAGTTCTCGGCGTTGCTCGCAACGCCGGCGAGGACGATATTCGCAAGGCTTACAAAAAGCTGGCGCGGAAGTACCACCCCGACTTCAATCCCGACAACAAGGAAGCGGAATCCCGCTTCAAGGAAGTGTCGGAAGCCTATGCCGTTTTGTCCAACAAGGAAGCCCGACAGAAATACGATAACTTCGGCCATCAGGGCCCCGGCGCCGGCGGCTTCGATTTCTCGGGCTTCGATTTCCGCAACATGCAAGGCGGCTTTTCGGCGGGCGGGCAAACCTTTTTCGGCTCCTTCGGCGACATCCTGTCCGACCTGTTCGGCGGCCGGAGCGCGCGCGGCGGCCGGCGGCGGTCGTCCTCGGCCGAGCCGTTTCCCGGCTTCGGCTTCGGTGGCTTCGGCGATTTCGGCGGCCAGCCGGCCGGCGGCCGCGATTTGCGGTTCCGCATGGCGATCGATTTCCTCCTGGCGGCCAAAGGCGGCGTCACTCAGATCCAGGTGCCGCAGAGCGGCGGCGACGCACGGATTTCCGTGCGCGTTCCCGCCGGCGTCGACACCGGACAGACGATCCGCCTTAAGGGCAAGGGAGAGGCTGGACCGGGCGGCGCGAAAGGCGATTTACTGATCGAGATCGAGGTTCGGCCACACCCGCTGTTCAAGCGGGAAGGACTCGATCTGTATTGCACCCTGCCGGTGACGATCGGCGAGGCCGTCCTCGGCGGCCAGATCCAGGTGCCGACCCTCGACGGCGAGGCGACCATCACCGTCGCCGCCGGGACGCAGGGCGGCCAGACCCTGCGCCTGCGCGGCCGCGGCATCCGCACCGAGCAGGGCAAGGGCGATCTCTATGTCACCATCCAAATCGCCGTGCCGCGCAACATCAATGATAAATCCAAGGCGCTCGTGCAAACGTTCGAAAAAGAAAACCCGATGCATCCGCGGGCAAACTTGAATCATTAA
- a CDS encoding nucleotide exchange factor GrpE, which translates to MKGPEKNRRPETEPAAEQPTPPETGAAETNAATAKGNGETKGEMPAEAPAAEPTARELTDHLQRLAAEFENYKKRTAREAQTMKESGLARALEAVLPTLDSFALSLATPSTGQDAALWREGLEKIGRQLFESLQKLGLAVVSPEPGEPLNPHLHEVVFTQPSAEVPPDCVLQVFQPGYRVNDRLLRPAKVVVAAAPAPAPAAEEQGNKS; encoded by the coding sequence GTGAAAGGACCGGAAAAAAATCGCCGGCCGGAAACCGAGCCGGCCGCGGAACAACCGACGCCGCCGGAGACCGGCGCCGCCGAGACGAACGCCGCAACCGCGAAGGGAAACGGCGAAACGAAGGGCGAAATGCCGGCGGAAGCGCCGGCTGCCGAACCGACGGCCCGGGAACTGACCGATCATCTGCAGCGGCTGGCGGCGGAATTCGAAAATTACAAAAAACGCACCGCCCGCGAGGCGCAAACCATGAAGGAAAGCGGCCTGGCGCGCGCCCTCGAGGCGGTGTTGCCGACGCTGGATTCCTTCGCGCTCTCGCTGGCGACGCCGTCGACGGGGCAGGATGCCGCGCTCTGGCGCGAAGGGCTGGAAAAGATCGGCCGGCAGTTGTTCGAGAGCCTGCAGAAACTGGGATTGGCGGTCGTTTCTCCCGAGCCGGGCGAACCGCTCAATCCGCATCTGCACGAAGTCGTGTTTACCCAACCCAGCGCGGAAGTCCCGCCGGATTGCGTGTTGCAGGTATTTCAACCCGGTTATCGAGTCAATGATCGGCTGTTACGGCCGGCCAAGGTGGTGGTCGCCGCGGCGCCGGCCCCGGCTCCGGCTGCCGAAGAACAGGGGAACAAATCATGA
- a CDS encoding DUF1844 domain-containing protein produces MPPIDFASFVFSLSTSTMMFLGLLPDPQTKEQHVDLAMAKHHIDILGLLKDKTKGNLNDEEAKFIDQSLYDLRLLFVQACNAKTN; encoded by the coding sequence ATGCCGCCGATTGATTTTGCCTCCTTTGTGTTCTCGCTTTCGACCTCGACCATGATGTTCCTGGGCTTGCTGCCCGATCCGCAAACCAAGGAGCAGCATGTGGATTTGGCGATGGCCAAACACCACATCGACATTCTCGGTTTGTTGAAAGACAAGACGAAGGGCAACCTGAACGACGAAGAGGCCAAATTCATCGATCAGTCGCTTTACGATCTGCGCCTGCTGTTCGTGCAGGCGTGCAACGCCAAGACGAACTGA
- a CDS encoding Do family serine endopeptidase: protein MKSIHRLIALVLLLCAAAPAAAIAANADTTLQHPPSFANLAKMAASSVVNIYVAKQARVQAPHFIMPFQVPPQRGQGSGFIVDAEGLIVTNNHVVQGSDEIRVRLMDKREFNAKIIGTDPKTDLALLKIDAKDLPHLKFGDSDALQVGDWVIAIGNPFGLSHTVTAGIVSAKGRSLGAGPYEDYIQTDASINPGNSGGPLLNTDGEVVGINSLITASGQGIGFAIPSNLATTIIRQLQDHGSVTRSWLGIYFQPMTPELAESFGLERPIGALVNQVIEGGPAQKAGLKSGDIIVEFNGKPVEESSELPLSVATIPAGKKVTVKFIRDKKPQTVTLELAEMPDNATRLSNVPNGEGPDRDAVAVMIFGMELADLTPDVAATLGVPAGKGILIKEVQPFGEAAAAGLAAGDVILAVNRASVNQVRDFMLLVKKLPNGTRLLFFVQRGQNTFYVPLAR from the coding sequence ATGAAATCGATCCATCGCTTGATCGCGCTGGTCTTGTTACTTTGCGCGGCGGCTCCGGCCGCGGCGATCGCCGCCAACGCCGACACGACACTGCAACATCCGCCTTCTTTCGCCAATCTGGCGAAAATGGCGGCGTCGTCGGTCGTCAACATCTACGTCGCCAAACAGGCGCGGGTGCAGGCGCCCCATTTCATCATGCCGTTTCAAGTGCCGCCGCAGCGCGGCCAGGGCTCGGGTTTCATCGTCGACGCGGAAGGCTTGATCGTGACCAACAACCACGTGGTGCAAGGCAGCGACGAAATCCGCGTCCGGTTGATGGACAAGCGCGAGTTCAACGCCAAGATCATCGGCACCGACCCGAAAACGGACCTGGCGCTGTTGAAGATCGACGCCAAGGATTTGCCCCACCTGAAATTCGGCGACAGTGACGCGCTCCAGGTCGGCGATTGGGTCATCGCGATCGGCAACCCGTTCGGCCTGTCGCACACCGTGACCGCCGGCATCGTCTCGGCGAAGGGCCGCAGCCTCGGCGCGGGGCCTTACGAGGACTACATTCAGACCGACGCGTCGATCAATCCGGGCAATTCGGGCGGGCCGCTGCTCAACACCGACGGCGAGGTGGTCGGCATCAATTCCCTGATCACCGCGTCGGGGCAGGGGATCGGCTTCGCGATTCCCAGCAACCTGGCGACGACGATCATTCGCCAGTTGCAGGATCACGGCAGCGTGACCCGTTCCTGGCTCGGGATTTATTTCCAGCCGATGACGCCCGAACTGGCCGAGAGCTTCGGCCTGGAACGGCCGATCGGCGCCCTGGTCAATCAGGTGATCGAGGGCGGACCGGCGCAAAAAGCCGGGTTGAAGAGCGGCGACATCATCGTTGAATTCAACGGCAAGCCGGTCGAGGAGTCGTCCGAACTGCCGCTTTCGGTCGCGACCATTCCCGCCGGCAAAAAAGTGACCGTCAAATTCATCCGCGACAAAAAACCGCAGACCGTTACCCTAGAATTGGCCGAAATGCCCGATAACGCCACGCGGCTGTCGAATGTCCCCAACGGCGAAGGGCCGGACCGCGATGCGGTGGCGGTGATGATTTTCGGCATGGAACTGGCCGACCTGACGCCGGACGTCGCCGCCACCCTGGGCGTGCCGGCGGGCAAGGGCATCCTGATCAAGGAAGTGCAGCCGTTCGGCGAAGCCGCCGCCGCCGGTTTGGCAGCGGGCGACGTGATCCTCGCGGTGAATCGCGCCTCGGTCAATCAGGTGCGCGACTTCATGCTACTGGTGAAAAAGTTACCGAACGGAACGCGGTTGTTGTTCTTCGTGCAGCGTGGCCAGAATACGTTTTACGTTCCGCTGGCGCGTTGA
- a CDS encoding adenylosuccinate synthase — translation MPSVVILGAQWGDEGKGMAIDAFAQRAEMIVRYQGGNNAGHTVVVDGKKTILHHLPSGILHPKVRCVIGNGVVLDPAVLLEEIGRVKQEGYLADDRQLVISDRAHVTCPHHIALDKAAEAKKGSGKIGTTGRGIGPVYRDKVGRTGLRFGDFIEPGRIRDFFRQALPEANFLLTQFYGAEPIDEDSVVALYEGYATRLRAYAGCTYRLVNDALAAKQNVLFEGAQGIMLDVDHGTYPYVTSSNTMIGSVCNGAGVGPNRINRVMAVLKAYCTRVGAGPFPSELHDETGQRLRERGHEFGSTTGRPRRCGWLDLMAVKYAAELSGVTDLILTKLDVLDGFETLRVCVGYRLDGEEVTCLPAAASVYERCEPIYRDFPGWPGSVSAARRLDDLPDEARRFVGFIEETLQLPMAMISVGPGRKETIILNSSFE, via the coding sequence ATGCCTTCCGTTGTGATTCTGGGCGCCCAATGGGGAGATGAAGGCAAAGGCATGGCCATTGACGCTTTCGCGCAACGGGCCGAGATGATCGTTCGCTATCAGGGCGGCAACAACGCCGGTCATACCGTGGTGGTGGACGGCAAGAAAACCATTCTACATCATCTGCCCTCCGGCATCCTGCACCCGAAGGTCCGTTGCGTCATCGGCAACGGCGTGGTGCTCGATCCGGCCGTGCTGCTGGAGGAAATCGGCCGCGTCAAGCAGGAAGGCTACCTGGCCGACGACCGGCAATTGGTGATCAGCGACCGCGCGCACGTCACCTGCCCGCATCACATCGCCCTCGACAAGGCGGCGGAAGCGAAAAAGGGCAGCGGCAAGATCGGCACGACCGGACGCGGCATCGGGCCGGTGTATCGCGACAAGGTCGGCCGGACGGGGTTGCGGTTCGGCGATTTCATCGAACCGGGCCGCATCCGCGATTTCTTCCGTCAGGCTCTGCCGGAAGCCAATTTCCTGTTGACCCAATTCTACGGCGCCGAACCGATCGACGAGGATTCGGTCGTCGCCTTGTACGAAGGTTACGCGACGCGGCTGCGCGCCTATGCCGGCTGCACCTACCGGCTCGTCAACGACGCCCTGGCCGCCAAGCAAAACGTGCTGTTCGAAGGCGCGCAGGGCATCATGCTGGACGTGGATCACGGCACCTATCCCTACGTCACCTCGTCCAACACGATGATCGGTTCGGTGTGCAACGGCGCGGGCGTGGGCCCGAACCGCATCAACCGCGTGATGGCCGTCTTGAAAGCCTATTGCACCCGCGTCGGCGCCGGGCCATTCCCCTCCGAATTGCACGACGAAACGGGGCAACGGCTGCGCGAGCGCGGCCACGAATTCGGCTCGACCACCGGGCGTCCCCGGCGGTGCGGTTGGCTGGATCTGATGGCGGTGAAATACGCCGCCGAACTCAGCGGCGTGACGGACCTGATTCTGACCAAGCTCGACGTGCTGGACGGTTTCGAGACCTTGCGCGTTTGCGTCGGCTATCGGCTCGACGGCGAGGAGGTGACCTGCCTGCCGGCCGCGGCGTCGGTGTACGAGCGCTGCGAACCGATCTACCGCGACTTCCCCGGCTGGCCCGGTTCGGTCAGCGCCGCCCGGCGCCTCGACGACTTGCCCGACGAGGCGCGGCGGTTCGTCGGCTTTATCGAGGAAACCCTGCAATTGCCGATGGCAATGATCTCGGTGGGGCCGGGCCGCAAAGAAACGATTATTCTCAATTCGTCGTTCGAGTAA
- a CDS encoding phosphoglycerate dehydrogenase, whose protein sequence is MRILVSDKFSEKGLEILKQTAGVEVDYRTGLKGDDLVAALSQADGLIIRSSTKVTAELMEKCPRLKAIGRAGSGVDNVDLPAAGKMGIVVMNTPGGNNVATGEHTLSMMMALSRQIPAACAALKAGRWEKSKYMGVEVFRKTLGVLGFGNVGKVVVAGALGMGMRVLVHDPFVVADKIAELGAVPATFDEVLAEADYVTVHVPKSDKTLNLINAETIAKMKTGVRIINCARGGIVNEADLLAALQSGKVAGAALDVYITEPCTESPLFALDNVVVTPHLGASTNEAQDNVAVAIVYQMIDFLQHGNIKNAVNAPKIEPELLKRIQPALKLTEKIGCLLGQLVDGAPRMLKIFLGGDFAGYPADPFAAAALVGLLPDFYDDEKINSINAPFLAKERGIAVSVTKREALTDYANVIGLEAVFEGHEVEIQASIPAPGEERIVRINQFQISLDPEGRILLISNEDVPGVVGEVGTLLGARKINIGQLRLGRMKDQAEALMAVTCDNEVGEDVLIALRELPHVLSARLVNVS, encoded by the coding sequence ATGCGTATTTTGGTCAGCGACAAATTCTCCGAAAAAGGCCTGGAAATCCTCAAGCAGACCGCCGGCGTCGAGGTTGATTACCGCACCGGCCTGAAAGGCGACGACCTGGTCGCCGCGCTCTCGCAAGCTGACGGCCTCATTATACGCAGTAGTACCAAGGTCACCGCCGAATTGATGGAAAAATGCCCGCGCCTCAAGGCGATCGGCCGCGCCGGTTCGGGTGTGGACAACGTGGATCTGCCCGCCGCCGGCAAGATGGGCATCGTGGTGATGAACACGCCGGGCGGCAACAACGTGGCGACCGGCGAACACACACTGTCGATGATGATGGCGCTGTCCCGCCAGATTCCCGCGGCCTGCGCGGCGCTGAAGGCCGGCCGGTGGGAAAAATCCAAGTACATGGGCGTCGAGGTCTTTCGCAAAACCCTCGGCGTGCTGGGCTTCGGCAACGTCGGCAAGGTGGTCGTGGCCGGGGCGCTGGGAATGGGCATGCGGGTGCTCGTCCACGACCCCTTCGTGGTCGCCGATAAAATCGCCGAGTTGGGCGCGGTTCCGGCCACCTTCGACGAGGTGCTCGCCGAAGCCGACTACGTGACCGTTCATGTGCCGAAGAGCGACAAAACCTTGAACCTGATCAACGCCGAAACCATCGCCAAGATGAAGACCGGCGTGCGGATCATCAACTGCGCGCGCGGCGGCATCGTCAACGAGGCCGACCTGCTGGCGGCGCTGCAGAGCGGCAAGGTGGCCGGCGCGGCGCTGGACGTCTACATCACCGAGCCGTGCACCGAATCGCCACTCTTCGCCCTGGACAACGTGGTGGTGACGCCGCACCTGGGCGCCTCGACGAACGAGGCGCAGGACAACGTCGCGGTGGCGATCGTTTACCAGATGATCGACTTCTTGCAACACGGCAACATCAAAAACGCGGTCAACGCCCCGAAGATCGAGCCGGAACTGCTCAAACGGATTCAACCGGCCCTGAAACTGACCGAGAAAATCGGCTGCCTCCTCGGCCAACTCGTAGACGGCGCGCCGCGGATGCTGAAAATCTTCCTGGGCGGCGATTTCGCCGGCTACCCGGCCGATCCGTTCGCGGCCGCCGCGCTGGTCGGCCTGTTGCCCGACTTTTACGACGACGAAAAAATCAACTCCATCAATGCCCCGTTCCTCGCCAAGGAACGCGGCATCGCGGTGTCGGTAACCAAGCGCGAGGCGCTGACCGACTACGCCAACGTCATCGGTCTCGAGGCGGTCTTCGAAGGTCATGAAGTGGAAATCCAGGCTTCCATTCCGGCGCCCGGCGAGGAGCGGATCGTCCGGATCAATCAGTTCCAGATCAGCCTCGACCCCGAGGGCCGGATCCTGTTGATCAGCAACGAGGACGTCCCGGGCGTGGTCGGAGAAGTCGGCACGCTGCTGGGGGCGCGAAAAATCAATATCGGCCAGTTGCGGCTCGGCCGGATGAAGGACCAGGCCGAGGCGCTGATGGCCGTGACCTGCGACAACGAGGTCGGCGAGGATGTCCTGATCGCGCTGCGGGAATTGCCGCACGTGCTGTCCGCCCGCCTGGTCAACGTGAGTTAA